The genomic region TCTAAATTAGGGATCCGTCTCCTTTTCGCAAAGCCGTATTCACCAGAATCGAAAGGAAAGGTAGAACGCTTTAATGGGATGGTCCAAGCGTTTCTAGATGAGGTGATGTTGGAGAAGCCTAAAACGTTGGATCAGTTTAATCACTTGTTTCGGGTATGGTTGAGTGAGTGCTATCAAAACAAGCCACACTCTGCTTTAGGAACAATCAGTCCAGAAGCAGCCTTTCGTAGCGACTCAAAAGTACTGCGCTTTGTGGATCAGGAGACATTAGCGATTGCCTTCCTTCACTGTGAGGAACGGAAAGTTGATAAGTCGGGATGTATCAGTTTTATGGGCAAAAAATATGAAGTGGGTCTTTCTTTCATCGGACGGAAAGTTCAAGTCATTTATGATGCTGCCGATATCACGGAAGTGATGATCGAATTCGACGGATACTCCCCTTGGAAAGCTCGAGAATTAGAGATTGGAGAGCAATCAGGCAAACGCCCTGCACTTCCAAACCACCTCTATCCTGAAGCGGCAGACACGTCCCGTTTACTTCGCGGAGCTGAACATAAGTACGAAGAACGAAACCAAATACAGACCACTGCTGTTTCCTACCGAATGGTCAAAAAGGAGGAAAACAGCCATGTTTGAAGCTTTTTATGAACTAACTCAAACTCCTTTTTCCCGGGATATTCCGACGGAAGAGTTGTATAACTCCGTTATTCTGGAAGAAACACTGGGAAGGTTAAAATATGCAGCTGAGAGGCAGCTCTTTGCGGTGGTTACAGGAGATTGTGGTACCGGGAAAACGACAACGATTCGTCGATTTGCGGAAGAATTGAACCCTGCTACTTTTTCTCTTCTATATGTATCAGATTCCAAGTTGACACCTCGTAACTTTTATAAAGGAGTACTGGAACAACTGGGATGTGAATCTAAATTTTATCGTGGTGATGCCAAAAGACAACTCCATAAAGAAATCGAGCTCATGCGGGGAATTCATCGTATACAACCGATTGTGGTGGTAGATGAAGCTCATTTGTTAGACCGAGAAATGTTGGAGGAAGTTCGTTTCTTATTGAATTTTAAGATGGATGCCCAAAGCCCTTTGTCTCTTATTTTAGTCGGGCAAAACGAGCTCTGGGATCGTCTGAAAATGCAATCTTACGCTGCAATTCGTCAAAGAATTGATCTGCAGTGTAAACTCTCTCATTTTGATCGAGCTCAAACAGGCGAATATATGAAGCGTCATCTCACCTATTCGGGCGCTCAACGAGATATTTTCTCTGATAGTGCCATTGATTGTGTTTTTCAATATTCAAGTGGGTCAGCTCGTCTTATCAATAAAGTATGTACTCACAGCTTACTTTACGGGGCACAAAATCAACGAAAGATTATTGATGACCATATGGTCAAGCATGTGATTGATGGAGAACTTTCATGAAGATCCACTGGTTGGACATGAAATACCACAAGGAACTGGAATGT from Bacillus carboniphilus harbors:
- a CDS encoding ExeA family protein, giving the protein MFEAFYELTQTPFSRDIPTEELYNSVILEETLGRLKYAAERQLFAVVTGDCGTGKTTTIRRFAEELNPATFSLLYVSDSKLTPRNFYKGVLEQLGCESKFYRGDAKRQLHKEIELMRGIHRIQPIVVVDEAHLLDREMLEEVRFLLNFKMDAQSPLSLILVGQNELWDRLKMQSYAAIRQRIDLQCKLSHFDRAQTGEYMKRHLTYSGAQRDIFSDSAIDCVFQYSSGSARLINKVCTHSLLYGAQNQRKIIDDHMVKHVIDGELS